Within the Setaria viridis chromosome 3, Setaria_viridis_v4.0, whole genome shotgun sequence genome, the region AGGATATCTGGCGTCTTATACATTCGTTAATGCCATTGCGAGATGCTGCCCGCACAGCTTGGGTGTGTCGTGGCTTTCTATATTCCTGGAGGAGCTTCCCCAACATCACTTTCAGTAATCAAACATTGGGATTGACTGAAAATGCTCGTGGAAAGGATGAAATAGCAAGAGATTTTACCAGAAAAGTTGACCGCATTATGAAGAATCACTTAGGCACTGGTGTGAAGACACTCAAGCTTTTGGGTGCACCAAATTACAATAGGAGGTACCATCGTTTTCTTGACAGTTGGCTCGAGAAGGCTATAACACCAGGCATTGAGGAACTCAACCTTGCTCTGGCTGAACATTTCGTTGCAAAGAAGTACAAGTTCCCATGCTCAATTTTGTCGAGTGGGAATGGAGACTCCATTCGCCATCTTTCTCTTGACGATTGTGCCTTTCGTCCAACAGTTGGGTTTTGGTTGTTTGAGAAGCCTGGCGAGACTAGACATGTTCTATGTGTATATTAAAGGGGATGAGTTAAAGTGCCTTCTTTCCAATTCTTTGGCTTTGGAATCCTTGGATCTCGCCTTTTGTTGTGAGATAGTTTATGTGAATATACCTTGCCTTTAGCGGCTAAGTAGCTAACCCACCTGTCAGTGACAGGTTGCGACAAGCTGCGACTGATAGAAAGCAAAGCTCCAAATCTCTCCAATTTTCGCTTTGACAGTGATCGCCACGTACAAGTATCACTTGAAAAAGCATTGCAGGTGAAGAAGCTATACATCAACTGTTATGTCCCTGTTTGTTAGAGTCGCGCTGAGCTTGCATCCAGCACGCAAAATCTTGGAGCTGGTTTACATCCAAGCAATAAGGTATTGCTCTGAAGGCTATATGGGTATAATAATattgagctcttttacggtacacaatactactacttagtggtatatagtatatataagataGAACCGCTTATTATTATgcataatttagtaattattatattGTAAAAAGTGATAATTCAAATGGAATGATCTTTTAAACTTCATTctagtgtcaaaaataaaattatagtgatgcTATTTGTGTGCTTTTACCATTATACCCTTATACTACATGTATATACTACTCGTAACATAGGTGAATGTTTTCATACTCATACCATGGTCAGATGTTTTTATACTAATCCtttttgaacactagtatagcttatcattgtgcaccgtaaaagagctcatgaTATTTTAGAAGTCATGCTTGGAACATAATTAATTTGACCTCATGCAGATGGTCAACACACCGTTGGTACCTAGCAAATTTCTGTACCTCGAGTGCTTGAGTATAACTCTTGGAGGATCGACCATTGCTCAGAGCTTTGATTATTTTTCTAtggcttcttctccttccttggaGACTTTCATCTTGGATGCAAGTTTGTTTTCCTTCTGAGATTTGAGCAACCATGATGGAACCCTTAACTGAAGGTTGTCTTTAATTTCCATCTCTAGGTATCACAGCGACTCATGGAGCATCCCATATATGACAAGATTCGTTTTTTCTCCCGAGCGAGGAGTTGGGTCTACCTAACATGTGAAATGCTCAGAGCCTGGCTGCGCTAACATGTCACATGTCACACTCACATCCTCGGCTATGCATGAGGAGGAAGTAGAAGAAAGCTTTCGCTCTGTTTTGGCTACAGCACATGCTTTTATTGGTTTGGAGCCTTGCAGTTGATTCCCACCTGTTGCTTC harbors:
- the LOC117848122 gene encoding uncharacterized protein isoform X2; this encodes MSRFEENKIYWWISQGYSSLANSGFRWRWISRRTMGLLVRRRCKIQARNGSITSRDNLSGSPCQQDDTTQIGETNGYSWPYFPKDIWRLIHSLMPLRDAARTAWVCRGFLYSWRSFPNITFSNQTLGLTENARGKDEIARDFTRKVDRIMKNHLGTGVKTLKLLGAPNYNRRYHRFLDSWLEKAITPGIEELNLALAEHFVAKKYKFPCSILSSGNGDSIRHLSLDDCAFRPTVGFWLFEKPGETRHVLCVY
- the LOC117848122 gene encoding uncharacterized protein isoform X3, yielding MDRISQGYSSLANSGFRWRWISRRTMGLLVRRRCKIQARNGSITSRDNLSGSPCQQDDTTQIGETNGYSWPYFPKDIWRLIHSLMPLRDAARTAWVCRGFLYSWRSFPNITFSNQTLGLTENARGKDEIARDFTRKVDRIMKNHLGTGVKTLKLLGAPNYNRRYHRFLDSWLEKAITPGIEELNLALAEHFVAKKYKFPCSILSSGNGDSIRHLSLDDCAFRPTVGFWLFEKPGETRHVLCVY
- the LOC117848122 gene encoding uncharacterized protein isoform X1; the protein is MFRAASFKKRQGVEAALMEINQILGFKLVLRISQGYSSLANSGFRWRWISRRTMGLLVRRRCKIQARNGSITSRDNLSGSPCQQDDTTQIGETNGYSWPYFPKDIWRLIHSLMPLRDAARTAWVCRGFLYSWRSFPNITFSNQTLGLTENARGKDEIARDFTRKVDRIMKNHLGTGVKTLKLLGAPNYNRRYHRFLDSWLEKAITPGIEELNLALAEHFVAKKYKFPCSILSSGNGDSIRHLSLDDCAFRPTVGFWLFEKPGETRHVLCVY